In Spodoptera frugiperda isolate SF20-4 chromosome 13, AGI-APGP_CSIRO_Sfru_2.0, whole genome shotgun sequence, the following are encoded in one genomic region:
- the LOC118271453 gene encoding uncharacterized protein LOC118271453 isoform X2, translated as MSTEDVGDTRCRVAGLECLKLSSEATANNAEAWRKWWQRLELYLLASGLDRSEEKRKVAILLHSIGPKGLEIFNTFNISLDEAKIEDVKVKFDLYFEPRKNLTMCRYMFFTRRQAQSESIDDFITDLELKSQDCEFGTLRESMIRDIFIANMHMDLSHIRQRLLQEPNLTYERMRELAKTLIVAQQDADKMINKSIVEDGEKVMQLRQRSGGRRVCRQRASSQTPHRATWKSPSPMRQSASTCGRCGQSHRTKCPAIGVQCRSCNSFGHYAKFCYKNKQVRQLYSFTSKSIQNDNYFVGILNSQSSHNHLSHLHKQSHSQPQKQSKSRSYSQKPVNTHTHTLEHSPGNLHDDNAYCTERLHCQNKNSPSLGNLHDDNANCVERLHRHNKNSLTSQSLNKNSPISQISRNKNSQSEHHYHCYTNKSQSVSRKTINNNKNSHSLGQGHVNYNKSNKNSQSVNKSHNTHFQNINHHKYTKKSHHCQSNVSNSASETNSHNMHSNIPNVASHRNNLNQQISHVKGNSVSENHYSGSSWKINLHVGNRKINCVIDSGADVNVISVKNFKFLNLSKSQIDKCHVNVTGFGGNNIPILGKVNLKCNLNIENRNICENIVFIVANILCPTVLGLPTCEKLGSWMSTPSLSSETQAWCSSVY; from the exons atgtctaccgAAGACGTCGGCGACACGAGGTGCCGTGTGGCCGGTCTGGAGTGTCTAAAATTATCGTCGGAGGCAACCGCGAACAACGCGGAGGCGTGGAGGAAATGGTGGCAGCGACTGGAGCTGTATCTGCTGGCATCAGGTCTAGACAGGTCGGAGGAGAAGCGGAAGGTGGCCATTCTGCTTCACAGTATTGGCCCTAAAGGTCTCGAAATCTTCAATACCTTTAACATCAGCCTGGATGAAGCCAAAATAGAAGACGTCAAGGTCAAATTCGACCTGTACTTTGAGCCACGCAAGAATCTTACCATGTGCAGGTACATGTTTTTTACAAGGAGGCAAGCTCAATCCGAGAGCATCGACGATTTCATAACCGATCTGGAGCTAAAGAGCCAGGATTGCGAGTTCGGAACCCTGCGCGAGTCCATGATCCGGGATATTTTCATCGCCAACATGCACATGGATTTGTCACACATCCGGCAAAGGCTGTTGCAAGAGCCCAACCTCACCTATGAGAGGATGCGAGAGTTGGCGAAAACCCTAATTGTCGCACAGCAGGATGCAGACAAGATGATAAACAAGTCCATCGTCGAAGACGGCGAGAAGGTGATGCAACTGCGTCAAAGGAGCGGCGGTCGACGAGTCTGTCGACAGCGTGCTTCGAGTCAAACGCCACATCGGGCCACGTGGAAGTCTCCCAGTCCGATGAGGCAGTCAGCATCAACGTGTGGTCGCTGTGGGCAGTCTCATCGAACGAAGTGCCCAGCGATCGGAGTACAATGCAGGTCATGTAACTCATTTGGTCATTATGCTAAGTTTTGCTATAAGAATAAACAAGTCAGACAGTTGTATTCGTTTACTTCCAAGTCAatacaaaatgataattattttgtaggaaTTTTAAACAGTCAGTCGAGTCATAATCATCTTAGTCATTTACATAAACAGTCACACAGTCAGCCACAAAAACAGTCAAAAAGTCGATCATACAGTCAAAAACCCGTCAatacgcacacacacacactagaACACAGTCCAGGTAATCTCCATGATGACAATGCTTATTGCACTGAGAGATTACActgtcaaaacaaaaatagtccAAGTCTAGGTAATCTCCATGATGACAATGCTAATTGCGTTGAGAGATTACAccgtcataataaaaacagtcttacaagtcaaagtcttaataaaaatagtcctATAAGTCAAATAagtcgaaataaaaatagtcaaagtGAGCATCATTATCATTGCTACACTAATAAAAGTCAGTCCGTCAGTCGtaagacaataaataacaataaaaacagtcaTAGTCTAGGTCAAGGACATGTTAActataataaatccaataagaACAGTCAGTCCGTCAATAAGTCACATAATACACACTTCcaaaacattaatcaccacaagTACACTAAGAAGTCACATCATTGTCAGTCAAATGTAAGTAATTCAGCATCAGAAACAAATAGTCACAACATGCATTCAAATATACCAAACGTAGCATCTCATCGAAATAATTTGAATCAACAAATTAGTCATGTCAAGGGTAATTCAGTTTCAGAAAATCATTATTCAGGTAGTTCAtggaaaataaacttacatgtgggtaaccgaaaaataaattgtgtcatAGACTCAGGCGCAGATGTAAACGTCATATCTGTCAAAAACTTCAAATTTCTTAATCTGTCAAAGTCACAAATTGATAAATGTCATGTAAATGTCACAGGATTTGGTGGCAATAACATTCCAATTCTaggcaaagtaaatttaaaatgtaatttaaacatagaaaatagaaatatttgtgaaaatatagtGTTCATTGTAGCAAATATACTCTGTCCAACTGTCTTAGGTCTTCCCACTTGCgaaaaattag GGTCTTGGATGTCTACCCCCAGTCTGTCATCTGAAACTCAAGCCTGGTGCAGTTCCGTGTATTGA